The following proteins are encoded in a genomic region of Reichenbachiella sp.:
- a CDS encoding Crp/Fnr family transcriptional regulator encodes MHKALDQFTQKFEPELIDEINQLGQLKKYKTGKVLIDFASYVKNIPLVLSGAIKVVREDAEGRELFLYFLGGGDTCAMSLTCCINQKKSEIKAVVEEDAEVMMIPLHYMDGWMKYSSWRQFVFSSYNQRFEEMLNAVDSLAFMKLDERLMNYLLDCKQSSGDFSIHKTHQQIAQDLNTSRVVVSRLLKKLVEEERIELHRNRIEIL; translated from the coding sequence ATGCACAAGGCTCTTGATCAATTTACCCAAAAATTTGAACCTGAGTTGATTGACGAAATCAATCAATTGGGGCAATTGAAAAAGTATAAAACGGGTAAGGTGCTCATTGACTTTGCTAGCTATGTCAAAAATATCCCTTTGGTTTTATCAGGGGCTATCAAGGTAGTGAGAGAAGATGCTGAGGGGCGAGAACTATTTTTATATTTCTTGGGAGGCGGTGACACCTGTGCCATGAGTCTGACTTGCTGCATCAATCAGAAGAAAAGTGAAATAAAAGCTGTGGTAGAAGAAGATGCGGAAGTAATGATGATTCCTCTGCACTATATGGATGGTTGGATGAAGTATTCCTCTTGGAGACAATTTGTATTTAGTTCTTACAATCAGCGATTTGAGGAAATGCTCAATGCCGTGGACTCTCTGGCTTTTATGAAATTGGATGAGCGATTAATGAATTATTTATTGGACTGCAAACAGAGTAGTGGAGACTTTTCTATTCATAAAACACACCAACAAATAGCCCAGGACTTGAATACTTCCCGTGTGGTGGTTAGTCGGTTGTTGAAGAAGTTGGTTGAGGAAGAAAGGATTGAATTGCATCGCAATAGGATCGAAATTCTGTAA
- a CDS encoding sulfate permease has protein sequence MKSIFPIIDSLNSYSSEWLKNDLFAGLVVGVMLIPQGMAYAMIAGLPPIYGLYTAIIPTIVYALIGSSRHVSVGPVAMDSLILVAGASAFATEGTMDYIIVVAALTLLIGAIQMGMGVLKLGFIANFLSKPVILGFTFAAAVIISIKQLKYLLGIQLVNVDGIFDEFLFYILNLDQVHLPTLWIALGSLFLLVVGKKLISKFPASLLVVLVGMGISYLFQLDNVGVSLVGYMPSGLPEFSIPEIESLPWSEFLPLAVTLALMGFVELYSIGQRLQSKHKAEYEINANQELVGLGMANVIGSFFRTFPATASFSRSAVNESSGAKTTIASMIAALIVILALLFLMPVFQYLPHAVLGAIIFIAVLGLIDIKLAKSLWNTDRYDFVMLLSSFLGTLILGIEWGIGFGILISLLVLIYKTSAPHMAVLGRVSGTNFFRNLDRFDEAIDEPSVSILRFDARLFFANVGSLKSKVERLVKEKPTMKKFILDSQSIIDIDSSGIDGVEDIVNLLDERGIEFHMVSIIGPVRDKLFKTGLIDKVGRENIHDCIEDALSDQVDKPKLVYQTNVK, from the coding sequence ATGAAGAGTATTTTCCCCATCATTGATTCACTAAATTCTTATTCGAGCGAATGGCTGAAAAATGACTTATTCGCAGGATTGGTAGTAGGGGTCATGCTGATTCCGCAAGGAATGGCTTATGCTATGATTGCGGGATTGCCTCCTATCTATGGATTATACACGGCCATTATTCCTACTATTGTTTACGCACTCATTGGCTCATCGAGACATGTGTCTGTAGGGCCTGTAGCTATGGACTCATTGATTTTGGTAGCAGGTGCCAGTGCTTTTGCAACTGAAGGTACGATGGATTACATAATAGTTGTTGCTGCGCTGACACTGCTTATCGGTGCTATACAAATGGGTATGGGAGTTTTAAAACTTGGCTTTATAGCCAACTTTCTATCGAAGCCGGTTATCCTAGGATTCACTTTTGCGGCAGCAGTGATTATTTCTATCAAACAGTTGAAGTATCTATTGGGCATCCAGCTGGTAAATGTTGATGGGATTTTTGATGAATTCTTGTTTTATATATTGAACCTGGATCAGGTGCATTTACCAACTCTATGGATTGCCCTGGGGAGCCTTTTTTTATTGGTTGTGGGTAAGAAATTGATTTCGAAATTTCCTGCGAGTTTGCTTGTTGTACTTGTTGGCATGGGAATCTCCTATCTTTTTCAGCTGGATAATGTCGGAGTTAGTTTGGTGGGATATATGCCGAGTGGGCTACCAGAATTTTCTATTCCAGAAATTGAGAGTTTGCCTTGGAGTGAATTTTTGCCTTTGGCAGTTACATTGGCTTTGATGGGCTTTGTTGAATTATATTCTATAGGCCAACGGCTTCAGTCTAAGCATAAGGCAGAATATGAGATTAATGCCAATCAAGAACTCGTTGGTTTAGGGATGGCTAATGTGATTGGATCATTTTTCAGAACTTTTCCAGCGACAGCTAGTTTTAGTCGATCAGCAGTCAACGAATCATCTGGTGCTAAAACTACCATAGCTTCGATGATTGCTGCTTTAATTGTGATCCTGGCCCTATTGTTTTTAATGCCCGTTTTTCAATACTTACCCCATGCGGTGTTAGGCGCAATCATTTTTATAGCAGTTCTTGGTCTGATTGATATCAAACTTGCCAAAAGTTTATGGAATACCGATCGATATGATTTTGTGATGCTTCTTTCTTCATTTTTAGGAACACTTATTTTGGGTATCGAGTGGGGTATTGGTTTTGGCATCTTAATTTCTCTATTGGTACTTATCTACAAAACCTCTGCCCCTCATATGGCCGTGCTGGGTCGTGTGTCAGGTACTAATTTTTTCAGAAACCTGGATCGTTTTGATGAAGCTATTGATGAGCCAAGTGTAAGTATTTTGAGGTTTGATGCAAGATTGTTTTTTGCCAACGTGGGTTCGTTGAAATCGAAAGTAGAAAGATTAGTCAAGGAGAAACCAACAATGAAAAAATTCATTTTGGATAGTCAAAGTATTATTGATATCGATTCAAGTGGCATAGACGGTGTCGAAGATATAGTGAATCTGCTTGATGAACGTGGTATTGAATTTCATATGGTAAGTATCATTGGCCCGGTGAGGGATAAACTGTTCAAAACGGGATTGATTGATAAGGTAGGAAGAGAGAATATTCATGATTGTATTGAAGATGCATTATCAGATCAGGTTGATAAACCTAAGTTGGTTTATCAAACGAATGTGAAGTAG
- a CDS encoding DUF4251 domain-containing protein, which yields MKYLMILVVILGSVQVTAAQSRAEKKQKKKELRAESFQELKEFFEGRNFRFVADWADTQKGRRINLMSNPNSYIQKGDTINANLPYFGVAQVATMSGDVGINVENMLLEGESIKYNEKKFRLVYSFKVNSTRGEMLSCVFTIQANKSATLSVRSTQRNMISYSGKVSHLESD from the coding sequence ATGAAGTACTTAATGATCTTAGTTGTAATCCTTGGCAGTGTTCAAGTGACTGCGGCGCAATCCAGAGCTGAAAAGAAACAGAAAAAAAAGGAACTCAGAGCCGAGTCTTTCCAGGAATTAAAAGAATTTTTTGAGGGAAGAAATTTTCGCTTTGTTGCTGACTGGGCAGACACCCAAAAGGGCAGACGCATTAACCTGATGAGCAACCCTAATTCATATATTCAAAAAGGTGATACAATAAACGCCAATTTACCATACTTCGGAGTGGCTCAGGTGGCGACTATGAGTGGAGATGTTGGGATTAATGTTGAAAACATGCTTTTGGAAGGAGAAAGCATAAAATATAATGAGAAGAAATTTAGATTAGTTTATAGTTTCAAAGTCAATTCTACAAGAGGCGAGATGCTCAGTTGCGTTTTTACTATTCAGGCTAATAAATCAGCTACACTATCTGTGAGAAGTACCCAGAGAAACATGATCTCTTATTCTGGGAAAGTTAGTCATCTAGAATCGGATTAG